One window of the Bacteroidota bacterium genome contains the following:
- the lysA gene encoding diaminopimelate decarboxylase — protein sequence MFKPDIVTKFKSIPTPFYYYDVNVLKQTLELLKKESDKYGFIVHYATKANANNKILDIIRSYGLGADCVSGNEIKKAIECKFDPKHIVFAGVGKSDAEINIALDHNIFCFNCESLQEMEVINELANAKGTIANIALRINPNVNANTHKYITTGLEENKFGINLWELDSVIAALKEFKNLKLIGLHFHIGSQITDITSFKTLCIRVNEIQSWFVSHKITIENINVGGGWGVDYHEPDKNRFVDFAAYFKLYNDFLELRPGQKVHFELGRAVVAQCGTLISKVLYIKKGVNTNFAILDAGMTELMRPALYQAYHKIENLSKDQQSATNNQQLKYDVVGPICESSDCFGKAVNLPETFRGDIIALRTAGAYGEVMSSAYNLRDRVKSVYSDEV from the coding sequence ATGTTCAAACCAGATATTGTAACTAAATTCAAAAGCATTCCAACTCCATTTTACTATTACGATGTAAATGTGTTAAAACAAACACTCGAATTATTAAAAAAGGAAAGTGATAAATATGGTTTTATTGTTCATTATGCCACCAAAGCAAATGCAAACAATAAAATCTTAGACATTATTCGTTCCTATGGATTAGGGGCTGATTGTGTGAGCGGAAATGAAATAAAAAAAGCCATTGAATGCAAATTTGACCCCAAACACATAGTATTTGCAGGCGTTGGAAAAAGTGATGCAGAAATAAACATTGCATTAGACCACAACATTTTTTGTTTCAACTGTGAAAGTTTACAAGAAATGGAAGTCATTAATGAATTAGCAAACGCAAAAGGAACGATTGCCAACATTGCATTGCGCATCAATCCGAATGTAAATGCAAACACCCATAAATACATCACAACCGGCTTAGAGGAAAACAAATTCGGAATTAACTTATGGGAACTTGATAGCGTGATTGCTGCCTTAAAAGAATTTAAAAATTTAAAACTGATTGGATTGCATTTTCACATCGGTTCACAAATTACGGATATCACCTCCTTCAAAACCTTGTGTATTCGAGTAAACGAAATCCAATCGTGGTTTGTTAGTCATAAAATCACCATCGAAAACATTAATGTTGGCGGTGGCTGGGGCGTAGATTATCACGAACCGGACAAAAATCGTTTTGTAGATTTTGCTGCTTATTTTAAATTGTACAACGACTTTTTAGAATTACGTCCCGGACAAAAAGTTCATTTTGAATTGGGAAGAGCTGTTGTTGCTCAATGCGGCACATTGATTTCGAAAGTGCTTTACATTAAAAAAGGGGTGAACACCAATTTCGCGATTTTGGATGCCGGAATGACGGAGTTGATGCGGCCTGCACTTTATCAAGCGTATCATAAAATTGAAAATCTTTCTAAAGACCAACAATCAGCAACTAACAACCAACAACTAAAGTACGATGTTGTTGGTCCAATCTGCGAAAGCTCTGATTGTTTTGGGAAAGCTGTAAATCTACCGGAAACTTTCAGAGGCGACATCATTGCTTTGCGCACAGCAGGTGCTTACGGAGAGGTAATGAGTTCGGCTTATAATTTACGAGACAGAGTGAAGAGTGTTTATTCGGATGAGGTATAA
- a CDS encoding aspartate kinase produces the protein MKILKFGGTSVGSAERMHALAKLINDNAPKIVVLSAMSGTTNNLVEIANTLYAKENDTAKTLIDSLEKKYRDVVNQLYSTESALKKGNELLDSHFAYLRAFTMDMFTINEERAILAQGELLSTALFHFYLEEIKIDSVLLPALNFMRIDENEEPDMNYIETNIKPELQKHPKAALFITQGYICRNAFGEIDNLKRGGSDYTATIIGAAIQSEEIQIWTDIDGMHNNDPRVVDKTHPIAELSFDEAAELAYFGAKILHPTCILPAQTKNIPVRLLNTMQPDAKGTVISSKTTGDSIKAVAAKDGITAINIKSGRMLLAYGFLRAVFEIFERYKTPIDMITTSEVAVSLTIDNTKNLEAILQELATFCSVKVDTDLTIVCIVGSFAAEKQGYALRIFDALKNIPIRMISYGGSENNVSILVDSKLKKDTLIALNKGLF, from the coding sequence ATGAAAATTTTAAAATTTGGCGGAACATCAGTCGGTTCAGCAGAACGGATGCATGCATTGGCAAAGTTAATTAACGACAATGCACCGAAAATTGTGGTTTTATCTGCTATGAGCGGAACCACCAACAATTTAGTTGAAATTGCAAACACCCTTTATGCAAAGGAAAACGATACAGCAAAAACATTGATTGACTCCTTAGAAAAGAAGTACAGAGATGTTGTCAACCAACTCTATTCCACCGAATCGGCCCTAAAAAAAGGGAACGAATTGCTCGATTCACATTTCGCTTATTTGCGCGCATTCACCATGGATATGTTCACCATTAATGAAGAGCGCGCTATTTTAGCGCAAGGCGAATTGCTTTCAACAGCTCTTTTTCATTTCTATTTGGAAGAAATAAAAATTGACTCGGTGTTACTTCCTGCACTCAATTTCATGCGTATTGATGAAAATGAAGAGCCGGACATGAATTACATTGAAACCAATATCAAACCGGAACTCCAAAAACATCCAAAGGCGGCCTTATTCATTACCCAAGGTTATATCTGTCGCAATGCATTTGGGGAAATTGATAATTTGAAACGAGGCGGCAGCGATTACACCGCAACCATTATTGGAGCGGCCATTCAATCGGAAGAAATTCAAATCTGGACTGACATTGATGGAATGCACAACAACGACCCGAGGGTGGTGGACAAAACCCACCCGATTGCAGAACTATCTTTTGATGAAGCAGCCGAGTTGGCTTATTTTGGAGCTAAAATATTACATCCGACTTGTATTCTTCCCGCCCAAACGAAGAACATACCGGTTCGTTTATTAAACACCATGCAACCCGATGCCAAAGGAACGGTTATCAGCTCTAAAACAACCGGAGATAGTATTAAAGCAGTTGCTGCTAAAGATGGAATTACCGCTATCAATATTAAATCCGGACGAATGTTATTGGCCTATGGTTTTTTACGTGCCGTATTTGAAATTTTCGAACGCTACAAAACACCGATTGATATGATCACCACCTCAGAGGTTGCTGTATCATTGACCATCGACAATACCAAGAACTTAGAAGCCATTCTCCAAGAGCTAGCGACATTTTGTTCTGTAAAAGTGGATACTGATTTAACCATTGTTTGTATTGTAGGAAGTTTTGCTGCAGAAAAACAAGGTTATGCACTTCGCATTTTTGATGCTTTAAAAAACATTCCGATACGAATGATTTCTTATGGAGGAAGTGAAAACAACGTCTCCATTTTGGTTGATTCGAAATTGAAAAAAGACACTCTTATTGCTTTAAACAAAGGATTGTTCTAG
- the gldF gene encoding gliding motility-associated ABC transporter permease subunit GldF, translated as MFTLLKKEIRSFLSSFIGYIAIGVFLLLISLFMWWIKSDANSSSNLNVLDSGYASIDSLFIIAPWVFLFLIPAITMRSFADEKKAGTIELLLTRPLTDLQIILAKYFAGFILVLFSLVPTLIYYYSVHRLGSPVGNIDTGGMWGSYIGLLFLGAAFVSIGIFASAITDNQVVSFILALFLCFFIYTGFDFISSFSLFGKIDNIILALGINNHYMSMSRGVVDTRDVIYFVSLIAVFILGTRTVLESRKW; from the coding sequence ATGTTTACACTATTAAAAAAGGAAATTCGCAGTTTTTTAAGTTCATTCATTGGCTATATCGCCATTGGTGTATTTCTATTGCTGATTAGCTTGTTCATGTGGTGGATTAAATCGGATGCAAATTCAAGCAGTAATTTGAATGTGCTCGATAGTGGCTATGCCAGCATCGATTCGTTATTTATTATAGCACCTTGGGTTTTTCTCTTCCTGATTCCAGCCATTACGATGCGCTCGTTTGCCGATGAGAAAAAAGCGGGGACAATCGAATTATTATTAACCCGTCCGCTAACTGATTTGCAAATCATATTAGCGAAATATTTTGCTGGATTTATTTTAGTCCTTTTTTCCTTAGTGCCAACCTTAATCTACTATTATTCTGTCCACCGCTTGGGCAGTCCAGTCGGAAACATCGATACAGGTGGAATGTGGGGTTCTTACATTGGATTATTATTCTTAGGTGCTGCTTTTGTATCCATCGGAATATTTGCTTCGGCAATTACAGATAATCAGGTTGTTTCCTTTATTCTGGCCTTATTTCTTTGTTTTTTCATTTATACAGGATTCGATTTTATCAGTTCGTTTTCCCTTTTCGGAAAAATTGATAACATCATATTAGCATTGGGAATCAACAATCATTACATGTCGATGAGTCGTGGAGTGGTGGATACCCGTGATGTAATTTATTTTGTGAGTTTAATAGCTGTTTTTATTTTAGGTACACGAACAGTTCTGGAAAGTCGTAAGTGGTGA
- the gldG gene encoding gliding motility-associated ABC transporter substrate-binding protein GldG — MSKTRNKKRDLFSLGLAIAFLLMLNYVGSFVFHRFDLTSEKRYTLSDATKELLKNLDDVVFVKVYLEGDFPAGFKRLRNETKEMLDEFRAYSDNNIEYEFINPSDNPDKKQQNEFYKQLYEKGLQPTNLEVKDDNGTSQKIIFPAAIVTYKTNEIPWQLLKTQMGRSPEAQLNNSIQSLEYEFASCIRNLSVLTRPQIGFIEGHDEWDTTYVQDIADELSEFYSVKRLAINEQLKALDNMSAIIIAKPDSSFSDKDKFIIDQFIMKGGKVLWLIDPMYTSPDSLRLNGGTLSVPYALRLDDMLFKYGVRINQDLIADVQSSVIPVNVAMRGQQADIQMKPWVFSPLILSTSNHPIVKNLDVIKMDFVSSMDTVQSKGITKTILLQSSKYSKAILSPVRVDLRLVNMPIEEKRFNNPYRNVAVLLEGKFESVFKNHLNPMIAKDSAIGFKPDGVESKMIVISDGDVIRNDIDYRSQKKLPLGYDKYTNQTYGNKNFILNCVNYLCDDSGLIGVRARELTLRLLDKKKLKNDRLKWQVINSGVPLLLLVLFGIIYNIRRKRKYSS, encoded by the coding sequence GTGAGTAAAACAAGAAATAAAAAACGAGATTTATTTTCATTGGGTTTAGCAATCGCATTCTTGCTGATGCTGAACTATGTGGGTTCGTTTGTGTTTCATCGTTTCGATCTTACCAGCGAAAAGCGATATACCTTATCAGATGCCACCAAAGAATTGCTTAAAAACTTGGATGATGTGGTGTTTGTGAAAGTGTACTTGGAAGGAGATTTTCCTGCAGGATTCAAGCGCTTAAGAAACGAAACAAAAGAAATGTTGGATGAATTCAGAGCCTATTCAGATAATAATATCGAATATGAGTTTATCAATCCATCGGATAATCCAGATAAGAAACAACAAAACGAATTCTATAAACAGCTTTATGAAAAGGGATTGCAACCAACCAATCTGGAAGTAAAGGATGATAACGGAACCTCTCAAAAAATTATTTTTCCTGCAGCAATCGTTACTTATAAAACAAATGAAATTCCTTGGCAATTGCTAAAAACGCAGATGGGGCGTTCTCCGGAAGCGCAATTAAACAATTCAATTCAGTCGCTGGAGTATGAATTTGCAAGTTGTATCCGAAATTTAAGTGTGTTAACACGCCCGCAAATTGGTTTCATTGAAGGACATGATGAGTGGGATACCACCTATGTGCAAGATATAGCAGATGAATTAAGCGAATTTTATTCTGTGAAACGACTTGCCATCAACGAGCAATTGAAGGCATTGGATAATATGTCGGCTATTATTATTGCAAAACCGGATTCATCATTTAGTGACAAAGATAAATTCATCATCGACCAATTTATCATGAAAGGAGGAAAAGTACTTTGGTTAATCGACCCAATGTATACAAGTCCGGATAGTTTACGATTGAATGGCGGAACACTTTCTGTTCCTTACGCATTGCGATTGGATGATATGTTGTTTAAGTATGGTGTGCGCATCAACCAGGATTTGATTGCCGATGTGCAATCCTCCGTTATTCCGGTAAATGTTGCAATGCGCGGACAACAAGCAGATATACAAATGAAGCCATGGGTTTTTTCTCCATTGATTTTATCTACCAGCAACCATCCGATTGTAAAGAATTTAGATGTTATTAAAATGGATTTTGTTTCCAGTATGGATACGGTGCAATCAAAAGGAATCACAAAAACAATCTTATTGCAATCGTCAAAATACTCTAAAGCAATTCTTTCTCCTGTGCGTGTTGATTTGCGTTTGGTGAATATGCCGATTGAGGAAAAGCGATTTAATAACCCATATCGAAATGTAGCTGTTTTGTTAGAAGGGAAATTTGAATCGGTATTTAAAAATCATTTAAATCCGATGATTGCGAAAGACAGTGCAATAGGGTTTAAGCCGGATGGCGTGGAATCAAAAATGATTGTAATCTCTGATGGGGATGTGATTCGAAACGATATCGATTATCGTTCTCAAAAGAAACTACCATTAGGATATGATAAGTACACGAATCAAACCTATGGTAACAAAAATTTCATTTTGAATTGTGTGAACTATTTGTGTGATGATTCAGGTTTGATCGGTGTGCGCGCTCGTGAACTTACCTTGCGTTTGTTGGATAAGAAAAAATTGAAAAATGATCGATTGAAATGGCAGGTGATAAATAGTGGTGTTCCATTGTTGTTACTGGTCTTATTCGGAATCATCTATAATATTAGACGTAAACGTAAATACTCATCCTGA
- the dnaN gene encoding DNA polymerase III subunit beta, with the protein MKFIVSSTSLLKQLQAISGVLNSNNALPILDNFLFEIEKGQLKISASDLETTMTTSISIESKDSGSIAVPAKLLLDTLKTFADQPLTFSIDDKKYGIEIISDYGKYKLTGHNGEEFPKLPALESGSSLDLDASVLAAAINKTIFATGNDELRPVMSGVFCQLATDSITFVATDAHKLVRYRRTDAKAKTAASFIIPKKPLNLLKNTLASVSGNVKIEYNNTNAFFSFENTNLICRLIDGKYPNYEAVIPKENPNKLTVDRVSFLSSIKRVSIFSNKTTHQVRLKIAGSELSISAEDLDFANEASERLTCQYGGEDMEIGFNSKFLAEMLSNMGCENVNLEMSAPNRAGILLPTEKDNAGEDVLMLVMPVMLNS; encoded by the coding sequence ATGAAATTCATCGTTTCCAGTACGTCATTACTAAAACAATTACAAGCAATCAGCGGTGTGCTGAATTCAAATAATGCATTGCCGATTTTAGATAATTTTTTATTCGAAATTGAAAAAGGACAATTGAAGATTTCTGCTTCTGATTTAGAAACAACAATGACGACTTCCATCAGTATCGAATCGAAAGATTCAGGAAGTATTGCTGTTCCGGCTAAATTGTTGTTGGATACCTTAAAAACCTTTGCTGATCAGCCGTTGACTTTCTCTATCGATGATAAAAAATATGGTATTGAAATCATCTCCGATTATGGTAAATATAAATTAACTGGTCACAATGGGGAAGAATTCCCTAAACTTCCTGCATTGGAATCTGGTTCTTCTTTGGATTTAGATGCGAGTGTATTGGCAGCAGCAATCAATAAAACAATTTTTGCAACTGGTAACGATGAATTACGTCCGGTAATGTCAGGCGTGTTTTGTCAGTTAGCAACCGATAGCATCACCTTTGTTGCTACAGATGCTCATAAGTTGGTGCGTTACCGCAGAACGGATGCAAAAGCAAAAACAGCTGCATCTTTCATTATTCCTAAAAAACCATTGAACTTGTTGAAGAATACTTTGGCGAGTGTTAGCGGAAATGTGAAAATTGAATACAATAACACCAATGCATTTTTCTCTTTTGAAAACACCAATTTAATTTGTCGCTTAATTGATGGGAAATATCCAAACTATGAAGCCGTTATTCCAAAAGAAAATCCAAATAAATTGACAGTTGATCGTGTTTCTTTCTTGAGCTCTATCAAACGCGTTTCTATTTTCTCAAATAAAACCACGCACCAAGTGCGTTTAAAAATTGCAGGAAGTGAATTGAGTATTTCTGCTGAAGATCTTGATTTTGCAAATGAAGCAAGTGAACGTTTAACCTGCCAGTATGGTGGTGAGGATATGGAAATTGGATTCAACTCAAAATTCTTAGCAGAGATGTTAAGCAATATGGGTTGTGAAAATGTTAACTTAGAAATGAGTG